From Papaver somniferum cultivar HN1 unplaced genomic scaffold, ASM357369v1 unplaced-scaffold_43, whole genome shotgun sequence:
AAAAGACGCATTTAATCACCAAATGAAGCCATCCTCAGAGTTTTTGAATACTATTGTGTCGATATGCATCCTCAACACACTCATGGTCGGTGGTCCGCATAACTGCTGCATTCCAGTTGTTCGAATTGTTGTAGTCCAGTTTCTCAGAAACAACtatagtccagttgatcgaactgctgcaGTCCTTTTACTCAAAACTGTTACAGTCCAGTTGATAGAACTGATGTAATCCAGTTTCTCAGCAATAGCtgtagtccagttgatcgaactgttggAGTCGTTTTTTCGCACaactgctacagtccagttgattGCAACTGGTGCAACCCAGTTTTACTCATAATTGTTAcattccagctgatcgcagctgttgTAGTCTACTCCACGGCAACTATCTGCAATCCATTTTTGGTTCAACTGGTGCACTCAATCCCACAGACAACTCCAGTTGCTATGTCATAATAGAAAAGAAGTATGGGATCAATCAGCAACCTTTTTTCTCAAATAATCCTAAAGGCAGCTATGGTGTCTCAATTTGGAAAGGTATTATGGcaaccaaggtagtcaatatcggttgtatcgGCCGATAATATATGTTTTTATTGTGTATCGGAAAAACCTTTATGATAtctaaaatatcggcgatacaaagatTGAACATAAAAACGCTCGTATCGGCCAATACAAACCTATATATCGGGTTCACCGATACACACTGATAATATAGGTAAAGATAATTTGGTAGGATAAATTATTTAGATCTGAAAACTGTTAAACAAATTCCTTTCTCATAATCGCCTTCTTCCTCCGTACGCTTGAATACTCAATCCGATTCAATAAAGAAATTTCCAACTATTTCATTTTTCGATGTGAATTAAAATTAGCTGAGACGATGGTGAAAATTAACAATGGTTATTTAGAATAGAAAGTGGAATGtgatttaatttttaatatgAAGCTTTTTGTCTTGAGAATTAATGCATCATATGGTACTAAAATCTTTAGACTGAAACATTCATAAATATTTGAAATTCTAGTCTTAATGTTGTATCACCTATACAAACCGATataatcttttgtataggtgtatcggacccgaccaatacgataccgatacacgatattaactactttgATGGCAACAAAATCAATTTTTAAGGATAATATTACTTTCAAAGTTAATAGAGTGCCCAAGGTCAGATTTTGGGAAGATAAATGGTTGTTTGATAAAGAtatgaaatcaaagttccctAACGTTTACACCAAAGCCCGTTCTAAAGGAAAACTTATTTCTGCAGTTTGCAATGGGTCTTCTAGTTGGAATCTAGAAACTCCTAACATGCTTGATGCTAGTTCAAGAGCTCAGTTGGAGATTATAAAGGCTAAGCTTGGTGGGGTGATTTTTCTTTGGTccgaagaagatgaagttagCTGGAATCTCAACAAGCATAAGATCTTTAAGTCAATTCTCGTTACGAGTCTATTCATAAGGATTCTACTCCGTGCCTTAATAATTCATCAACAGTCTTCCTACTAAGAATATGCTTATACAGAGAGGTATGTCTATTGATGGAGACTATGTGTTTTGTGAAGGGACAGAAACTTTAGATCATTTGTTTATTCACTGCGCCTTTGCACAAGGATTATGGAACTACTTTAGAAATGAGCATCAATGCTCTTTTGATATCCCCTCGTTGACGAGAACTTTATTATGCAACTGGCATACAAAGAATTTGAATATGCGGTATTAGAAATTGTGGCTATGATACCTGCTATGAGTATTTGGTTGGAAAGAAATGCCAGAGTCTGCTCGGACAAGATGATGGAGCTTCAAGAAGTAATATCGATTACGACTTATCAATTACGAGTAGGGATGGtaatttgccccacccaaacccatcttcGTGGGGACCCGCCCCTAAGGGTTAGGGTTTTACCTATATAAACGGGGAACAAGGCGGGGTACGGGGAATCCCTGAAATTAGTGAtgcggggatgggattcaaggtccccatCCCATACCCGCCCCATACCATAACATATTATATATGAGCGACGAACTTTTTAGATGATAACGAAGAAGATCATGACGAGATGATTAACATGGAGGAAGATGATTAATAATGAGGAACTAAGAAGTATAAGGAACCATAATACTTAATTGTGGATcaattgttttctttatttttcagttttagttggttattataaacttaaaattttaaaatgcacTGCTTAGGTTAttattacggaaaatgggtcatttgtccaaatatttttaaaacatggttctaatggacgagtaaaaattagtatgggtgaaatggacaccaaaaaaataacaagaatgaaactggattcatcctggcttaaacttaaaaaagagcgacgatgaaactggatgcatcctgatgtaaattaaaaataagaaaaagtatttgaaaatgggtaggataatgcagatgtaaattaaaaataacaaaaagtatttgaaaatgggtaggatgaaattgtttacatcctggctatttttacattctcgtccatttaaaagtatcaaattttacatgtttttttcatccaagaattgttgattttagtctttttaaccaattttgtgttatcaTTATTGTTTGAaaacattataattatttttaaattattattatttacaaaaatttAAATATTTATTGTAATGTTATGATAACCCATGAGAAATCCATTCCCTACGAGGATTCCCCATATCCATCCCTGCCCCATTCTTTCTTATGGGGAACGGGTAGGGGACGGATTGGGgatggattttgattttttgaacGGAGTAGGGGGTGGGATTCAAGATCCCCGCCCCATTGCCATCCCTAATTACGAGGCATGGACCCATGATTATTTCCAATGCATGGAGCAAAGATAAACTATCACTCAGTATCCGCCTTATTTCCATTAATTGCTCGCTCCTTCAAGCGGACACCAATAGCTATCATACGCCATAAATTATAAATAGCATAATTGGTCTATTGAATGATATCTGTAAATATTGACGCCCATAACCAATAATCTAAGCATTGTCTCCTTAATCAATTATAAAAAGTTTTTCAATCAATAGTAAAGTTTGGCAGCGTCATCATGAACTGTTAATCCACTTCTTCAATTTCTATATAAACCCGTTACAAGCAACATGGACACAATATCAGCTGTTCTTGTTTTTCATAGTTCCATATACTTTTGTGCAATTTAAGCCAACCAGCATCAACTATCCATGGCTCATCACGGTGTTTCAGGCCTAGTTGGGAAACTTGTAACTGAATTGGAGGTCAATTGCGAGGCTGACAAATATTATAAAATTTGGAAGCACCATGAAGAAGTTCCACAGGCAGTTTCCCATCTATTCACCGGCGTCAAGGTTATCGAAGGAGATGGACTTCTTTCCGGTTGTATTAAGGAATGGGACTATATTTTTGGTACATGAAAAGTTAAAAACACAATATTGCAATCAATTGATCCCTTTTTATTATGCATGCATAATTATTCTCTGTATAAATAGATAATAAACTTTGTAATTTAATTTACCTCAATATGTTTATTTTTGTGAATGCAGAGGGTAAGGCGATGAGCGCTAAGGAGGAAACTACACATGACGATGAAGCAAGGACTTTACATCACCGTCTTTTTGATGGAGAGTTGATGAAGGATTACAAGAAGTTTGATTCCATAATTGAAGTTAATCCAAAGCCTAATGCACATGGATGCATTGTGACTTGGTCTATTGAGTATGAGAAAATGAAGGAGGATTCTCCGGTTCCCTTTGGTTATCTAGCTTTCTTCCATCAGAACATCGTAGACATTAATTCTCACCTCTGCGTTTCTGAATAAAATGTTGATACCATGGTACATGAACACGACTTTAGTGTTGGGTTTGTACATGGTATCTGTTGTTATAATTTGTTGCGTTCTTGCAGTATGCATTGACTTAGGTACTCAATTCCAACATTGGTACAATTGAGTTG
This genomic window contains:
- the LOC113342528 gene encoding major latex protein 146-like gives rise to the protein MAHHGVSGLVGKLVTELEVNCEADKYYKIWKHHEEVPQAVSHLFTGVKVIEGDGLLSGCIKEWDYIFEGKAMSAKEETTHDDEARTLHHRLFDGELMKDYKKFDSIIEVNPKPNAHGCIVTWSIEYEKMKEDSPVPFGYLAFFHQNIVDINSHLCVSE